The nucleotide sequence GCGTGGGTCGAGGAGCACGTGGGCCCGTTGGAGGTCCTGGTGAACAATGCCGGGATCCAGCACCGGGTGCCGATGCTGGAGCTGGACGTGGCGGACTGGGAGCGGGTGCTGTCGACGGACCTGACCAGCGCGTTCCTGGTGGGCCGGGCCGCGGCCCGGCACATGGTGGCCCGGGGGCACGGGAAGATCATCAATATCTGTTCGGTGCAGACGGACCTGGCCCGGCCCACGATCGCCCCGTATGTGGCGGCGAAGGGCGGGCTGCGGAACCTGACCCGGGCGATGACCGCGGAGTGGGCCGGTTCCGGGCTGCAGATCAACGCGATCGCGCCGGGGTATATCCATACGGAGATGACGCAGAACCTGGTGGACGATGAGCAGTTCAACGCCTGGATTCTGGGCCGGACTCCGGCTGCGCGGTGGGGCACGGTGCAGGACCTGGCCGGCCCGGCGGTGTGGCTGGCCTCGTCCGGGTCTGATTTCGTGAACGGGCAGACGATCTTTATCGACGGCGGAATGACGGTGGTGGTCTGATGACAACAACACACAGCACAGCAGAAACAGCAGCAGCAGTGGAAGCGCTGCCGGCCTCGGGTCCGGCGGTGGTGGCGCACGGCAAGGGGATCTGCGGATCGATGACCTCCCGGTCACAGCGCCGGGGCCGGGTGAGACGGTGGTGGAGGTCCTGTACGGGGGGATTTGCGGGTCGGACCTGCATTACTGGCTGCACGGCGCGGCCGGGGAATCGATCCTGAAGGCGCCCCTGGTCCTGGGGCATGAGATCAGCGGCCGGGTGTGCGGGCCGCGGCGGACGGGACCGGCCCGGCGGCGGGGACGCCGGTGGCGGTGCACCCTGCGACCCCGGGCCCGGGGGACGGGACGGTGAAGTACCCGGTGGAGCGGCCGAACCTGTCGCCGGGGTGCACGTACCTGGGCTCGGCGGCGCGGTTCCCGCACACGGACGGGGCGTTCAGCCGGTACGTGAACCTGCCGGTGCGGATGCTCCGCGCCCTGCCCGAAACCCTGGATCTGCGGACCGCGGCGCTGATCGAACCGGCCAGTGTGGCGTGGCATGCGGTGTCCCGGGCCGGGACGTCACCGGCAAAACCGCCCTCGTGATCGGCAGTGGCCCGATCGGGGCGCTGACCGTCGCCGTGCTCAAACGCGCCGGGGCGGCCCGGATCGTCGCCGTCGACATGCACGAAAAGCCGCTGGAGATCGCCACGGCCGTGGGCGCGGACGAGGTCCTGCACGCCGGTGATAACGACAAGATCGCCGGAGTGCAGGCCGACGTCGTGATCGAGTCCTCCGGGAACCACCACGGCCTGGCCTCCGCGATCCAGGGCGCGGGCCGGGGCGGGACCGTGGTCATGGTCGGGCTGCTGCCCACCGGACCCCAGCCGGTCCTGATCTCCCTGGCCATCACCCGCGAACTGGACCTCAAGGGCTCGTTCCGGTTCAACAACGAAATCGACCAGGTCATCACCGCCCTCGCCGACGGCACCCTGCACATCGGACCGGTCATCACCCACGACTACCCCGTCACCGACGCCCTCCAAGCCTTCGACACCGCCCGCAACTCCGCCCAATCCGGCAAAGTCCTCCTCAACTTCGGAGGCTGACGGCGCAGGCTCAGCGGCGGCCGCGCCCGCAAAGAGGGCTAAGCGGACTGCGTCCGCCGCTGCAGTGGAACGAATACCCTCGGCTGCTCCACCCACACCGGCTCCATTTCGGAGATGGTGCGGCGCATGATCCGGCTGGACGCCTCGCGGGCCTCCGGTGCCTGGCCGTCAAAGATGGCTTTGGCCACGTCCAGGTGCCACTGCAGGGTGAGGTCCCTGGGGCGGTCCGGCATGAGGCCATGCACAGTGCGGCCGGTGAGGGTCTCGGCCACCTGGCCCACAAGGTTGGCAAACATCTCGTTGCCCGAGCCGCTGAGCAGCAGCGAGTGGAACTGGATGTCCAGCTCAAGGAAGCGGGGCACGTCGCCGGCCTGCCCGGCGTCGCGCATCGCTAGGGCAACGTCGAGCAGCTCCTGCCGCAGTTCCTGCGGCGCATTCACCGCCGCCAGTTCAGCGGCCACAGGCTCGACGGCGGAGCGGAGTTCCGCGAGGGAACGCAGCTGGGCGCCGCGCCCTTCCCCGGCCAGCCGCCACCGGATCACCAGCGGATCGAACGGGTTCCAGCGGTGCGCCGGCAGGACCTTGATGCCGACGCGTTTCGTGGTCTCCACCAGCCCCAGGGACTGCAGCACGCGGACCGCTTCCCGGATCACCGACCGGGATACCTGCAGTTCGTCCTCCAGCTGCTCCGCCAGCATCACATGTCCTGGCGGAAGGCTGCCGTCGACGATTCTGGTACCCAGGTGCTCGACGGCACGGTGGTGGAGGCTGGTTGACATAGTGGTAAGCATAATCGCGCCGGGAAGCTTTGTTGCCCGCGCCCGGGGGACTGTCGGCCCCGCCACAGCCGCACACCATAGACTCGTTCCGGCGCGGTTTGCGTCCAAGGAGTGGTCACACCCTTTCGCCTTCGACCACGAATATATATGCTTTATTCACGACCTGCTCAATGCAAACACTGAATTGGAGTTTTTGATGTCAGCACAGATCGGTGTCACCGGCCTCGCGGTGATGGGCGCCAACCTGGCGCGCAACCTTGCCCGCAATGGCTTCACGGTTGCCCTGCACAACCGCTCGGTCGGCAAGACCGACGCCCTGCTCGAAAAGCACGGCCACGAGGGCGACTTCGTCCGGACCGAATCCCTCGAGGAACTGGTCAACTCCCTCGAAAAGCCGCGCCGCGTCCTGATCATGGTCAAGGCAGGCGCTCCTGTTGACGCCGTCGTCGACCAGCTGGTTCCGCTGCTGGAAGAGGGCGACATCATCATCGACGCCGGCAACTCGCACTACGAGGACACCCGCCGCCGCGAAGCCGCGCTGGCCGGCAAGGGCCTGCACTTCGTCGGCGTCGGCGTTTCCGGCGGTGAGGAAGGCGCCCTCAACGGCCCGTCCATCATGCCCGGCGGCTCCAAGGAGTCCTACAAGGCCCTCGGCCCGCTGCTGGAGAAGATCTCCGCCAAGGTCGACGGCGAACCCTGCTGCGCCTGGGTTGGCACGGACGGTGCCGGCCACTTTGTGAAGATGGTCCACAACGGCATTGAATACGCTGACATGCAGGTCATCGGCGAAGCCTTCGACCTCCTTCGCTCCGGTGCCGGCATCGAGCCCGCCGAGCAGTCCAAGATCTTTGCTGAATGGAACAAGGGCGACCTGTCCTCCTTCCTGATCGAAATCTCCGCCGAAGTCCTCGGCCACGTGGACGCCAAGACCGGCAAGCCGTTTGTCGACGTCGTGGTGGACGCAGCCGGCCAGAAGGGCACCGGCCGCTGGACGGTCATCTCCGCACTGGAGCTTGGCTCGCCGGTTTCCGGCATCGCCGAATCGGTGTTTGCCCGTGCGCTGTCCTCACAGGCCGAGCAGCGCAAGCTGGGCCAGGAGCTGCTGGCCGGCAACGAGGCAACCGTGGAGATCCCCGAGACCTTCGTCGAGGATGTCCGCCAGGCGCTGTACGCCTCCAAGCTGGTCTCCTACGCGCAGGGCCTGGACATGCTGACGTCCGCTGCCAAGGAATACGGCTGGGACCTCAAGCTGGACGAGATCGCCTCCCTGTGGCGCGCCGGGTGCATCATCCGCGCCGAGCTGCTCAAGGACATCACCAAGGCCTACGCTGCCGACGAAAAGCCGGCCAACCTGCTGTTCGCTCCCGCGTTCACCAAGGCCATCGCCGACGCCCTGCCGGCCTGGCGCCGTGTTGTGGCCGTCGCCGTCCAGCTGGGCATTCCGGTTCCGGTCTTCTCGTCGTCGCTCGCTTACTACGACGGCCTGCGCCGCAAGCGCGTCGCCGCCGCCCTGATCCAGGGCCAGCGCGACCTCTTCGGTGCCCACACCTACGGCCGCGTTGACGCCGAGGGTACGTTCCACACCCTGTGGGGCGAGGACAAGTCCGAGATCGAGGCAGTGGACACCCACTAGCCACACCCGCGGCATAACACAGGAACGGCCGGCCTCCAGGATTTCTCCGGGAGGCCGGCCGTTCGTGTGTCCGTGCTGAAGCGCACCGCCTGCCTGGGGTCCAAACCCCAGGCAGGGGTCAGATCCGGTACTCGATGTAATACTCTGCCGGGTCAACGGCGGGCTTGGTCTCCCGCTGCGCGTCGCGGTGCCGCCAGCTTGCCGGGATGCCCGTGATGATGGATTCGGCCGGTGCGTCCTTGACCACGACGGCGTTCGCCCCCACGGCGCTGTCGTTGCCGATGTTGATCGGGCCCAGGATTTTGGCGCCCGCGCCGATCGTGACGCGGTCCCCGATGGTGGGGTGGCGCTTGACCTTGGCGAGGGAACGGCCGCCGAGCGTGACGCCGTGGTAGATCATGACGTCCTCGCCGATCTCGGCCGTTTCGCCGATGACCACGCCCATGCCGTGGTCAATGAAAAAGCGGCGTCCGATCGTGGCGCCGGGATGGATCTCGATGCCGGTCAGGAAACGCGCCAGCTGCGAAATCAGCCGGGCAGGGAACCGCGTGGACGGGTTTTGCCACAGCTTGTGCGTCAGCCGGTGCGCCCAGATGGCGTGCAGTCCGGAGTAGGCGAAAAAGTTCTCAAAAGAACCTCGAGCCGCCGGGTCGTGTGACCGGGCGGCGTCGAGGTCTTCCTTAAGTCTTGCGAAGAAACCCACAAAGTTCTTTCTACAGGAAACGGAAAGCGGCTGGCTAAGGCCTAGCCCCGGATGTCGTCATAGAGCACGGTGGAGATGTAACGCTCACCGAAGTCGCAAACGACAGCCACAATCAGCTTGCCCGCATTCTCCGGGCGCTTGGCCAGCTCGAGGGCGCCCCAGACGATGGCGCCGGAGGAGATGCCGCCCAGGATCCCTTCCTTAATGCCGAGCTCGCGGGCCACGGCCACGGAGTCCTCCAGCGTGGCGTCCAGGACCTCGTCGTAGACGTTGGTGTCCAGGAGTTCCGGGATGAAGTTGGCCCCGAGGCCCTGGATCTTGTGCGGGCCGGGGGTGCCGCCGTTCAGGATGGGGGAGTCCTTGGGTTCCACGGCAACAATCTGGATGTCCGGGTTGCGCTCCTTCAGGACCTGTCCGACGCCGGTGATGGTGCCGCCGGTGCCGATGCCGGAGACAAAGATGTCGACCTTGCCGTCGGTGTCGGCCCAGACCTCCTCAGCGGTGGTCTTGCGGTGGATCTCCGGGTTGGCTTCGTTGGCGAACTGCTGGGCCCAGATGGAGTTCTCGGTGTTGGCCACGATTTCCTGGGCCTTTTCCACGGCGCCGCGCATGCCTTCGGAACCCGGGGTCAGCACGATCTCGGCACCGAAGGCGCGGAGCATGACGCGGCGCTCTGTGGACATGGTTTCCGGCATGGTCAGGATGACCTTGTAGCCGCGGGCAGCGCCCACCATGGCCAGGGCGATGCCGGTGTTGCCGGAGGTGCCTTCGACGATGGTTCCGCCGGGCTTCAGTGCGCCGGACTTCTCGGCAGCGTCGATGATTGCGACGCCGATGCGGTCCTTGACGCTGTTGGCCGGGTTGTAGAACTCAAGCTTGACCGCAACGGTGGCGTCCAGGCCTTCCGTCAGGCGGTTGAGCTTGACCAGCGGGGTGCCGCCCACCAGCTGTGTTACATCGTCGTAGATCCGTGCCATGTGTACTTGCGCCTATCTCTCAGGAGGGAATACTTTGGTCAGCCTAACTATGGGATCGGCGCCCCTGCTACGCATTAAGCCATGCAGAGTAATATTTCCGCGCCTTGGCCAGCTTCGGGTTGATGATGACCTGGCAATAGCCCTGCTCCGGGAACTTGGCGTAATAGTTCTGGTGAATGTTCTCCGCCGGATAGAAGACAGGAAGCCGGCTGACCTCGGTCACAATCGGCCGGGACCACAGTGCCTGGTTCCGCTCAATCGCCTCCTCGAAAAGGATCTTTTCCTCGGTGGTCTCATAGAACATGGACGAGCGGTACTGGGTGCCGACGTCGTACCCCTGGCGGTTGAGCGTAGTGGGATCATGCAGGGCGAAGAACATGTCCAGGATGACCTCGGCCGGGATGACCTCCTCATCGAACGTCACGGCCACCACCTCGGCATGCCCTGTGGTGCCGGAGCAGACCGAGTAGTAGTCGGGGTCGCGTTCATGGCCGCCGGTGTATCCCGAAACC is from Arthrobacter sp. QXT-31 and encodes:
- a CDS encoding SDR family oxidoreductase gives rise to the protein MTSLFDLTGRVALVTGSSRGIGNALARGLADAGATVVLNGVDPERLKAAEAVMAADYAPGRVHSVAFDVTDDAAAQAGVAWVEEHVGPLEVLVNNAGIQHRVPMLELDVADWERVLSTDLTSAFLVGRAAARHMVARGHGKIINICSVQTDLARPTIAPYVAAKGGLRNLTRAMTAEWAGSGLQINAIAPGYIHTEMTQNLVDDEQFNAWILGRTPAARWGTVQDLAGPAVWLASSGSDFVNGQTIFIDGGMTVVV
- a CDS encoding FadR/GntR family transcriptional regulator; amino-acid sequence: MSTSLHHRAVEHLGTRIVDGSLPPGHVMLAEQLEDELQVSRSVIREAVRVLQSLGLVETTKRVGIKVLPAHRWNPFDPLVIRWRLAGEGRGAQLRSLAELRSAVEPVAAELAAVNAPQELRQELLDVALAMRDAGQAGDVPRFLELDIQFHSLLLSGSGNEMFANLVGQVAETLTGRTVHGLMPDRPRDLTLQWHLDVAKAIFDGQAPEAREASSRIMRRTISEMEPVWVEQPRVFVPLQRRTQSA
- the gndA gene encoding NADP-dependent phosphogluconate dehydrogenase — encoded protein: MSAQIGVTGLAVMGANLARNLARNGFTVALHNRSVGKTDALLEKHGHEGDFVRTESLEELVNSLEKPRRVLIMVKAGAPVDAVVDQLVPLLEEGDIIIDAGNSHYEDTRRREAALAGKGLHFVGVGVSGGEEGALNGPSIMPGGSKESYKALGPLLEKISAKVDGEPCCAWVGTDGAGHFVKMVHNGIEYADMQVIGEAFDLLRSGAGIEPAEQSKIFAEWNKGDLSSFLIEISAEVLGHVDAKTGKPFVDVVVDAAGQKGTGRWTVISALELGSPVSGIAESVFARALSSQAEQRKLGQELLAGNEATVEIPETFVEDVRQALYASKLVSYAQGLDMLTSAAKEYGWDLKLDEIASLWRAGCIIRAELLKDITKAYAADEKPANLLFAPAFTKAIADALPAWRRVVAVAVQLGIPVPVFSSSLAYYDGLRRKRVAAALIQGQRDLFGAHTYGRVDAEGTFHTLWGEDKSEIEAVDTH
- the epsC gene encoding serine O-acetyltransferase EpsC encodes the protein MGFFARLKEDLDAARSHDPAARGSFENFFAYSGLHAIWAHRLTHKLWQNPSTRFPARLISQLARFLTGIEIHPGATIGRRFFIDHGMGVVIGETAEIGEDVMIYHGVTLGGRSLAKVKRHPTIGDRVTIGAGAKILGPINIGNDSAVGANAVVVKDAPAESIITGIPASWRHRDAQRETKPAVDPAEYYIEYRI
- the cysK gene encoding cysteine synthase A: MARIYDDVTQLVGGTPLVKLNRLTEGLDATVAVKLEFYNPANSVKDRIGVAIIDAAEKSGALKPGGTIVEGTSGNTGIALAMVGAARGYKVILTMPETMSTERRVMLRAFGAEIVLTPGSEGMRGAVEKAQEIVANTENSIWAQQFANEANPEIHRKTTAEEVWADTDGKVDIFVSGIGTGGTITGVGQVLKERNPDIQIVAVEPKDSPILNGGTPGPHKIQGLGANFIPELLDTNVYDEVLDATLEDSVAVARELGIKEGILGGISSGAIVWGALELAKRPENAGKLIVAVVCDFGERYISTVLYDDIRG
- the msrA gene encoding peptide-methionine (S)-S-oxide reductase MsrA yields the protein MKTFVLGGGCFWCLDAVYQKTKGVTSVVSGYTGGHERDPDYYSVCSGTTGHAEVVAVTFDEEVIPAEVILDMFFALHDPTTLNRQGYDVGTQYRSSMFYETTEEKILFEEAIERNQALWSRPIVTEVSRLPVFYPAENIHQNYYAKFPEQGYCQVIINPKLAKARKYYSAWLNA